The following are from one region of the Mycolicibacterium diernhoferi genome:
- a CDS encoding ABC transporter, giving the protein MTMGLGGSDRRLKVTIFFVCLVVYIGVGYWLQVRQGYLMGDTLSRVASTQAVLFSRDPHLAALGFIFTPVAAMVQIPAVLLSPVFPDLAGRALSGSLMSGLFMSGAVVQIFSMGADRGLPRGYSLTITALFALNPMIVFYGSNGMSEAPFIFFMTWAVRRLIKWMVDDDVHHLVTAGGVAMGLAYLTRYDALASVGAAGLVVGLTTYLRARSAPRVHRAVMDVLIVSGPGILAFLGWAAAGWLITGEAFAQFTSQYGNAAIMEQSGAAAPTAVEAVSFSAVCIMFLAPTLLPLALWVLMRRWGRPNWQMMVVPLAVFGAVLAFQALSYAQGSTFGFLRFFIIAIPMAATLALLGVPDGVMARSKRPGKWATVTDPAPERASVTTYVAVAATFAVGIPVTVFGMSQPDYAPQEYALAAVLAPDPDGVSERAATEQRIARTFATERRIAEYLQTLDLPDSSVITDTVYGFGVIAASDRPKVFVIPSDPDFTELLNDPAANGVRYLLAVPPTGRGTADALNLRYPTLYDTGAEVATLELEIPNDGDGQPDWRLYRVSEPSDPE; this is encoded by the coding sequence ATGACGATGGGTCTGGGTGGTTCGGACCGCAGACTGAAGGTCACCATCTTCTTCGTCTGCCTGGTGGTCTACATCGGCGTCGGATACTGGTTGCAGGTCCGGCAGGGCTACCTCATGGGCGACACGCTGTCGCGGGTGGCCTCCACCCAGGCCGTGCTGTTCAGCCGGGACCCGCACCTGGCCGCGCTGGGATTCATCTTCACCCCGGTGGCGGCGATGGTGCAGATCCCGGCCGTCCTGCTCAGCCCGGTGTTCCCCGATCTCGCCGGACGTGCACTGTCCGGATCGCTGATGTCGGGACTGTTCATGTCCGGCGCGGTGGTGCAGATCTTCAGTATGGGCGCCGATCGCGGTCTGCCACGCGGATATTCGCTGACCATCACCGCCCTGTTCGCGCTGAACCCGATGATCGTCTTCTACGGCTCCAACGGGATGAGCGAGGCCCCGTTCATCTTCTTCATGACGTGGGCGGTGCGCAGGCTGATCAAGTGGATGGTCGATGACGACGTCCACCATCTGGTGACCGCCGGCGGGGTGGCGATGGGACTTGCGTACCTGACCCGCTACGACGCGTTGGCCTCGGTCGGCGCGGCGGGGTTGGTCGTCGGCCTCACCACTTACCTGCGGGCCCGGTCCGCGCCGCGGGTGCACCGCGCGGTGATGGACGTGCTGATCGTGAGCGGACCCGGGATTCTGGCGTTCCTCGGCTGGGCCGCGGCCGGCTGGCTGATAACCGGTGAGGCGTTCGCCCAGTTCACTTCTCAGTACGGCAACGCAGCGATCATGGAACAGTCGGGTGCGGCCGCACCGACCGCGGTCGAGGCGGTGAGCTTCTCCGCCGTGTGCATCATGTTCCTCGCACCAACCCTGTTGCCGCTGGCGTTGTGGGTGCTCATGCGGCGGTGGGGCAGGCCGAACTGGCAGATGATGGTGGTGCCGCTGGCGGTGTTCGGGGCGGTGCTCGCGTTCCAGGCGCTCAGCTACGCGCAGGGGTCCACGTTCGGGTTCCTCCGGTTCTTCATCATCGCGATACCGATGGCGGCGACCCTGGCGCTGCTGGGTGTGCCCGACGGCGTGATGGCCCGGTCCAAACGGCCCGGCAAGTGGGCGACGGTCACCGACCCGGCTCCCGAGCGCGCTTCGGTGACAACGTATGTGGCGGTTGCGGCAACCTTCGCGGTCGGCATCCCGGTCACCGTGTTCGGCATGTCCCAGCCCGACTATGCCCCGCAGGAGTACGCTCTGGCGGCGGTGCTCGCACCCGACCCCGACGGCGTCAGCGAGCGTGCGGCCACCGAACAGCGCATTGCGCGGACCTTCGCCACCGAGCGCCGGATCGCGGAATATCTGCAGACGTTGGATCTGCCGGACAGTTCGGTCATCACCGACACCGTGTACGGGTTCGGGGTGATCGCCGCCTCCGATCGGCCGAAGGTGTTCGTCATCCCGTCCGATCCGGACTTCACCGAGTTGCTCAACGATCCGGCGGCAAACGGTGTCCGGTACCTGCTGGCCGTGCCGCCGACCGGCCGGGGCACCGCTGACGCGCTCAATCTGCGCTACCCGACGCTCTACGATACCGGGGCCGAGGTGGCGACGCTGGAGTTGGAGATCCCCAACGACGGTGACGGGCAACCGGATTGGCGGCTGTACCGGGTGTCCGAACCGTCGGATCCGGAGTAG
- a CDS encoding arylsulfatase: protein MTAGSQSKTFQGKIATDIRDSEPDWAPYAAPTAPEGAPNVLYLVWDDIGIATWDCFGGLVQMPAMSRIADKGVRLSQFHTTALCSPTRAALLTGRNPTTVGMATIEEFTDGFPNCNGRIPYETALLPEVLAERGYNTYCLGKWHLTPLEESNLAATKRHWPLGRGFERFYGFLGGETDQWYPDLVSDNHPTVPPATPEDGYHLSKDLADKTIEFIKDSKVIAPDKPWFSYLCPGAGHAPHHVFQEWADRYAGTFDMGYERYREIVLENQKRMGLVPADTELSPVNPYSDVTGPNGEPWPAQDTVRPWDTLDDDERKLFCRMAEVFAGFLSYTDAQIGRVLDYLEETGQLDNTIVVVISDNGASGEGGPNGSVNESKFFNGYIDTVEESMRFFDVLGGPQTFNHYPIGWAMAFNTPYKLFKRYASHEGGIADSAIISWPAGIDAHGEIRDNYVNVSDITPTVYELLGVTPPDEVRGIAQKPLDGTSFAATLRDAGVKPDKDTQFYSMLGTRGIWHDGWFANTVHAASPAGWGHFDDDRWELFHIESDRSQCHDLAAERPEKLEELKALWSAEAAKYNGLPLGDLNIFETLGRWRPYLSGERTSYVYYPDNSEVGSGATPEIRGRSFSVFVEVNVEAIGAEGVLYKHGAGHGGHALFIQDGRLCYVYNFMGEDEQTVSSTDAVPLGSHILGVRYERTGTVENSHTPLGDVSLYVDGTVVGARSGVRAHPGSFGLAGAGIKVGSNPGQAVCSAYRAPYPFTGGTIAKAVIDISGAPYLDVERDLARAFAKD from the coding sequence ATGACAGCAGGGTCCCAGAGCAAGACGTTCCAGGGCAAGATCGCCACCGACATCCGAGACTCGGAACCGGACTGGGCGCCGTATGCCGCGCCCACCGCACCCGAGGGGGCTCCCAATGTCCTCTATCTGGTCTGGGACGACATCGGCATCGCGACCTGGGACTGCTTCGGCGGACTCGTGCAGATGCCGGCCATGAGCCGGATCGCGGACAAAGGTGTGCGGCTGTCGCAGTTCCACACCACCGCGCTGTGCTCGCCGACCCGGGCCGCACTGCTCACCGGTCGTAACCCCACCACCGTCGGGATGGCCACCATCGAGGAGTTCACCGACGGATTCCCGAACTGCAACGGACGCATTCCGTACGAGACCGCGCTGTTGCCGGAGGTGCTGGCCGAGCGTGGCTACAACACCTACTGCCTGGGCAAGTGGCACCTGACGCCGTTGGAGGAATCCAATCTGGCCGCCACCAAACGGCACTGGCCGCTCGGGCGGGGCTTCGAACGGTTCTACGGATTCCTCGGCGGCGAGACCGACCAGTGGTACCCGGACCTGGTGTCGGACAACCACCCGACCGTGCCGCCGGCCACCCCCGAGGACGGGTACCACCTGTCGAAAGATCTGGCGGACAAGACGATCGAGTTCATCAAGGACTCGAAGGTGATCGCCCCGGACAAGCCCTGGTTCTCCTATCTGTGCCCGGGCGCCGGGCACGCACCGCACCACGTCTTCCAGGAGTGGGCCGACAGGTACGCGGGCACGTTCGACATGGGTTACGAGCGCTACCGCGAGATCGTGCTGGAGAACCAGAAGCGGATGGGGCTGGTGCCGGCGGACACCGAGCTCTCCCCGGTGAATCCCTACTCCGATGTCACAGGCCCCAATGGTGAACCCTGGCCGGCCCAGGACACCGTGCGGCCGTGGGACACCCTCGACGACGACGAGAGGAAACTGTTCTGCCGGATGGCGGAGGTGTTCGCCGGCTTCCTGTCCTACACCGACGCCCAGATCGGCCGCGTCCTGGACTATCTGGAAGAGACCGGCCAGCTCGACAACACCATCGTGGTGGTCATCTCCGACAACGGCGCCAGCGGGGAGGGCGGCCCCAACGGTTCGGTGAACGAGAGCAAGTTCTTCAACGGCTACATCGACACCGTGGAAGAGAGCATGCGGTTCTTCGACGTCCTCGGTGGCCCGCAGACCTTCAACCACTACCCGATCGGGTGGGCCATGGCGTTCAATACGCCGTACAAGTTGTTCAAGCGCTACGCCTCACACGAGGGCGGCATCGCCGACAGCGCCATCATCTCCTGGCCGGCAGGGATCGATGCGCACGGCGAGATCCGGGACAACTACGTCAACGTCAGCGACATCACCCCGACGGTGTACGAGCTGCTCGGTGTCACCCCGCCCGACGAGGTTCGCGGCATCGCACAGAAACCGTTGGACGGCACCAGTTTTGCCGCCACCTTGAGGGATGCCGGCGTCAAGCCGGACAAGGACACCCAGTTCTACTCGATGCTGGGGACCCGCGGTATCTGGCATGACGGGTGGTTCGCCAACACCGTGCACGCGGCCAGCCCGGCCGGCTGGGGCCACTTCGACGACGACCGGTGGGAGCTCTTCCACATCGAGTCCGACCGCAGTCAGTGCCACGACCTGGCGGCCGAACGGCCGGAGAAACTGGAAGAGCTCAAGGCGCTGTGGTCGGCCGAAGCCGCCAAGTACAACGGACTGCCGCTGGGTGACCTCAACATCTTCGAGACACTGGGCCGCTGGCGGCCCTACCTCTCCGGGGAACGCACCAGCTACGTCTACTACCCGGACAACTCCGAAGTGGGCAGCGGCGCGACGCCGGAGATCCGGGGCCGGTCGTTCTCCGTGTTCGTGGAGGTGAACGTGGAGGCGATCGGCGCCGAAGGCGTGCTCTACAAGCACGGGGCCGGCCACGGTGGGCACGCGCTGTTCATCCAGGACGGACGGCTGTGCTACGTCTACAACTTCATGGGGGAGGACGAGCAGACGGTGTCCTCGACCGACGCGGTGCCGCTGGGCAGCCACATCCTCGGTGTCCGCTACGAACGCACCGGCACCGTCGAGAACAGCCACACCCCGCTCGGGGACGTGTCGCTCTACGTGGACGGCACGGTGGTCGGTGCCCGCAGCGGTGTGCGCGCCCACCCGGGCAGCTTCGGCCTGGCCGGCGCCGGCATCAAGGTGGGCAGCAACCCCGGCCAGGCGGTCTGCAGCGCGTACCGGGCGCCCTACCCCTTCACCGGTGGGACAATCGCCAAAGCGGTGATCGACATCTCCGGCGCGCCCTACCTCGACGTGGAGCGTGACCTGGCACGGGCGTTCGCGAAGGACTGA
- a CDS encoding formylglycine-generating enzyme family protein has translation MTVTELVDLPGGSATLGSTGFYPEEAPVRTERVGPFAIERHPVTTAQFAAFVAGTGYLTVAERPLDPRLYPGVAENDLQPGAMVFRPTAGPVDLRDWRQWWDWAPGASWRHPFGAGSTGAPDHPVVQVAYADALAYAQWAGRRLPTEAEWEYAARAGADSTYPWGEDVAPAGELMANTWQGGFPYRNDGARGWVGTSPVGTFPANAFGLVDMIGNVWEWTSSEFTGRVRNPCCLPADDPSVSQALKGGSHLCAPEYCHRYRPAARSPQSRDTATTHIGFRCAADL, from the coding sequence GTGACGGTCACCGAGCTGGTGGACCTGCCCGGTGGTTCCGCCACGTTGGGTTCGACCGGTTTCTACCCGGAGGAAGCGCCGGTGCGCACCGAGCGGGTCGGCCCCTTCGCCATCGAACGCCACCCCGTCACCACCGCCCAGTTCGCGGCCTTCGTCGCCGGCACCGGATATCTGACCGTGGCGGAGCGTCCGCTGGACCCGCGGCTGTATCCCGGTGTCGCCGAGAACGACCTGCAGCCCGGTGCGATGGTGTTCCGGCCGACCGCGGGTCCGGTGGATCTGCGGGACTGGCGGCAGTGGTGGGACTGGGCCCCCGGGGCCAGCTGGCGCCACCCGTTCGGCGCGGGCAGCACGGGTGCGCCCGACCATCCGGTGGTGCAGGTGGCCTATGCGGATGCGCTGGCCTACGCGCAGTGGGCGGGACGCCGGTTGCCCACCGAAGCCGAGTGGGAGTACGCGGCCCGCGCGGGTGCGGACTCCACCTATCCGTGGGGCGAGGACGTCGCACCGGCGGGGGAGTTGATGGCCAACACCTGGCAGGGGGGCTTCCCGTACCGCAACGACGGTGCGCGGGGCTGGGTCGGAACCTCACCGGTCGGGACGTTCCCGGCGAACGCATTCGGACTGGTCGACATGATCGGCAACGTCTGGGAGTGGACCTCCAGCGAGTTCACCGGCCGGGTGCGTAACCCCTGCTGTCTGCCCGCCGACGACCCGAGCGTCAGCCAGGCGCTCAAGGGGGGCTCCCATCTGTGCGCCCCGGAGTACTGTCACCGGTACCGTCCGGCGGCACGGTCCCCGCAGTCCCGGGACACCGCCACCACCCACATCGGGTTCCGCTGCGCCGCGGACCTCTGA
- the rplN gene encoding 50S ribosomal protein L14, translating to MIQQESRLKVADNTGAKEILCIRVLGGSARRYAGIGDIIVATVKEAIPGGNVKRGDVVKAVVVRTVKERRRADGSYIKFDENAAVIIKADNDPRGTRIFGPVGRELREKKFMKIVSLAPEVL from the coding sequence GTGATTCAGCAGGAATCGCGGCTGAAGGTCGCCGATAACACGGGTGCCAAGGAGATCTTGTGCATCCGCGTTCTCGGTGGTTCAGCGCGACGCTATGCCGGCATCGGCGACATCATCGTGGCGACCGTCAAGGAAGCCATCCCGGGCGGCAACGTCAAGCGTGGAGATGTCGTCAAGGCCGTCGTGGTGCGCACCGTCAAGGAACGCCGTCGCGCCGACGGCAGCTACATCAAGTTCGACGAGAACGCCGCCGTCATCATCAAGGCGGACAACGACCCGCGTGGCACCCGCATCTTCGGGCCCGTCGGCCGCGAACTGCGTGAGAAGAAGTTCATGAAGATCGTTTCGCTCGCCCCGGAGGTGCTGTAA
- the rplX gene encoding 50S ribosomal protein L24, producing the protein MKVHKGDTVLVISGKDKGAKGKVIEAYPTREKVLVEGVNRIKKHTAASQNERGASSGGIVTQEAAIHVSNVMVIDSDGNPTRIGYRVDEETGKKVRVSKRNGKDI; encoded by the coding sequence ATGAAGGTGCACAAGGGTGACACCGTCCTCGTCATCTCGGGCAAGGACAAGGGCGCCAAGGGCAAGGTCATCGAGGCCTACCCGACCCGCGAGAAGGTTCTCGTCGAGGGCGTCAACCGGATCAAGAAGCACACCGCTGCGTCGCAGAACGAGCGTGGCGCATCCTCGGGCGGCATCGTCACGCAGGAAGCGGCCATCCACGTCTCCAACGTGATGGTGATCGACTCCGACGGCAACCCCACCCGCATCGGCTACCGCGTCGACGAGGAGACCGGCAAGAAGGTTCGGGTCTCCAAGCGCAACGGCAAGGACATCTGA
- the rplE gene encoding 50S ribosomal protein L5: MTTVENAANVQPRLKQRYREEIKDALNKEFNYDNVMQIPGVVKVVVNMGVGDAARDAKLINGAVNDLALITGQKPEIRKARKSIAQFKLREGMPIGARVTLRGDRMWEFLDRLVSIALPRIRDFRGLSPKQFDGSGNYTFGLSEQSVFHEIDVDSIDRPRGMDITVVTTATNDDEGRVLLRALGFPFKEN, translated from the coding sequence ATGACCACTGTAGAAAACGCCGCCAATGTGCAGCCGCGGCTGAAGCAGCGCTACCGCGAGGAAATCAAGGACGCGCTCAACAAAGAGTTCAACTACGACAACGTGATGCAGATCCCGGGCGTGGTGAAGGTCGTCGTGAACATGGGTGTCGGTGACGCCGCCCGCGACGCGAAGCTGATCAACGGCGCGGTCAACGACCTCGCCCTGATCACCGGCCAGAAGCCCGAGATCCGCAAGGCCCGCAAGTCCATCGCCCAGTTCAAGCTGCGCGAGGGTATGCCGATCGGCGCCCGCGTGACGCTGCGCGGCGACCGGATGTGGGAGTTCCTGGACCGCCTGGTCTCGATCGCCCTCCCGCGTATCCGCGACTTCCGCGGCCTGAGCCCCAAGCAGTTCGACGGCAGCGGTAACTACACCTTCGGGCTCTCCGAGCAGTCGGTGTTCCACGAGATCGACGTGGATTCCATCGATCGCCCCCGCGGCATGGACATCACCGTCGTCACCACGGCGACCAACGACGACGAAGGACGAGTGCTGCTGCGGGCCCTCGGCTTTCCGTTCAAGGAGAACTGA
- a CDS encoding type Z 30S ribosomal protein S14, protein MAKKALVNKANKKPKFAVRGYTRCNRCGRPHSVFRKFGLCRICLREMAHAGELPGVQKSSW, encoded by the coding sequence ATGGCAAAGAAGGCTCTGGTCAACAAGGCCAACAAGAAGCCGAAGTTCGCAGTGCGCGGGTACACCCGGTGCAACCGGTGCGGCCGTCCGCACTCGGTGTTCCGCAAGTTCGGCCTGTGCCGGATCTGCCTGCGCGAGATGGCGCACGCGGGCGAACTGCCCGGTGTCCAGAAGTCCAGCTGGTAA
- the rpsH gene encoding 30S ribosomal protein S8 — MTMTDPIADFLTRLRNANSAYHDEVTLPHSKIKANIAAILKEQGYISDYRTEDARVGKSLVVQLKYGPSRERSIAGLRRVSKPGLRVYAKSTNLPKVLGGLGVAIISTSSGLLTDRQASRQGVGGEVLAYVW; from the coding sequence ATGACGATGACCGATCCCATCGCAGACTTCTTGACTCGTCTGCGTAACGCCAATTCGGCGTATCACGACGAGGTGACTCTGCCGCACTCGAAGATCAAGGCCAACATCGCCGCGATCCTCAAGGAGCAGGGCTACATCTCCGATTACCGCACCGAGGATGCCCGCGTGGGCAAGTCCCTCGTGGTGCAGTTGAAGTACGGCCCCAGCCGTGAGCGCAGCATCGCCGGCCTGCGCCGGGTGAGCAAGCCCGGTCTGCGTGTCTATGCAAAGTCCACCAATCTGCCTAAGGTGCTCGGCGGCCTGGGCGTGGCGATCATCTCCACGTCCTCGGGTCTGCTCACCGATCGCCAGGCATCTCGACAAGGCGTGGGCGGCGAAGTCCTCGCTTACGTCTGGTAG
- the rplF gene encoding 50S ribosomal protein L6 produces the protein MSRIGKQPVLVPAGVDVTITGQNVSVKGPKGTLALDIAEPIEVSRNDEGAIVVVRPDDERRSRSLHGLTRTLVANLVTGVTEGYVRKMEIYGVGYRVQLKGSDLEFALGYSHPVLIEAPEGITFTVETPTKFSISGIDKQKVGQIAAVIRRLRRPDPYKGKGVRYEGEQIRRKVGKTGK, from the coding sequence ATGTCGCGTATTGGAAAGCAGCCGGTCCTGGTTCCTGCCGGGGTCGATGTGACCATCACTGGTCAAAACGTTTCGGTCAAGGGCCCCAAGGGGACCCTGGCCCTGGATATCGCCGAGCCGATCGAGGTTTCGCGTAACGACGAAGGCGCCATCGTGGTGGTCCGCCCCGACGACGAGCGGCGCAGCCGTTCGCTGCACGGGCTCACCCGCACCCTGGTGGCCAACCTGGTCACCGGTGTGACCGAGGGCTACGTCCGGAAGATGGAGATCTACGGCGTCGGTTACCGCGTGCAGCTCAAGGGTTCCGACCTGGAGTTCGCACTCGGCTACAGCCACCCGGTTCTCATCGAAGCGCCCGAGGGCATCACTTTCACGGTGGAAACACCCACGAAGTTCTCCATCTCGGGCATCGACAAGCAGAAGGTCGGCCAGATCGCCGCGGTGATCCGTCGTCTGCGTCGCCCCGACCCGTACAAGGGCAAGGGCGTGCGGTACGAGGGTGAGCAGATCCGCCGCAAGGTCGGAAAGACAGGTAAGTAA
- the rplR gene encoding 50S ribosomal protein L18 — MATTKTDSAAAKRLPVGQNISETRRNARLRRHARLRKKVEGTADTPRLMVNRSSRHIHVQLIDDLAGVTVAAASSIEPDVRAVDGDKKAQSVRVGQLIAERAKAAGVETVVFDRGGYTYGGRIAALADAAREGGLKF; from the coding sequence ATGGCTACCACGAAAACTGACAGTGCAGCCGCGAAGAGGCTGCCGGTGGGGCAGAACATCTCCGAGACCCGGCGCAACGCGCGTCTGCGCCGGCATGCCCGGCTGCGGAAGAAGGTCGAAGGCACCGCCGACACCCCGCGCCTGATGGTCAACCGCTCGTCGCGGCACATCCACGTCCAGCTGATCGACGATCTCGCCGGCGTCACCGTCGCCGCGGCCTCGTCCATCGAGCCCGACGTGCGTGCGGTCGACGGCGACAAGAAGGCGCAGAGCGTGCGCGTCGGTCAGCTGATCGCCGAGCGTGCCAAGGCTGCCGGAGTCGAGACGGTCGTGTTCGACCGTGGCGGCTACACCTACGGTGGCCGGATCGCCGCGCTGGCGGATGCCGCGCGTGAAGGCGGGCTGAAATTCTGA